Proteins from a genomic interval of Colletotrichum higginsianum IMI 349063 chromosome 6, whole genome shotgun sequence:
- a CDS encoding Ste12 interacting protein, translating into MSPTYTMSAHLCKSIYASWRETRRSPSDLPSPGVPAPNVTSYFPRSPSPEKRSMDSDRSDTTVPMARSTSSSSWRSGPK; encoded by the coding sequence ATGTCGCCGACATACACCATGTCCGCACACCTGTGCAAGTCCATTTACGCCTCCTGGCGCGAAACTCGCCGCTCGCCGTCCGACCTACCCTCCCCCGGCGTCCCGGCCCCCAATGTGACGTCCTACTTCCCTCGCAGCCCATCTCCCGAAAAGCGCTCCATGGACAGCGATCGCAGCGACACCACGGTGCCCATGGCTCGATCCacgtcgagctcctcgtgGCGATCCGGACCCAAATAG
- a CDS encoding Phosphatidylserine decarboxylase, with translation MVRIIPGRLKSSSSLRNSRSSSPTRNNSTGSSTNSKMGDLSPKDNGLTLKVVIMKARNLAAKDRSGTSDPYLVLTLGDAKVTTHEVPKTLNPEWNVIEELPVNTTQCLLLDVICWDKDRFGKDYLGEFDLALEEIFADEQTEQSPKWYPLRSKRPGKKTSVVSGEVMLQFTLFDQSNTAATREQVFEKFYALVSQLPAGSRQITPTMTPLIQPVQNLRVRSGATPSPPLSRNQTEADQDEEDDEDLDIEDDTPEDEDPSKPEVAEKRRRRLRIKGLKKKKRDQTYEFNNSGSDVVGIIYLEVLNITDLPPEPNSTRTTFDMDPFVVASLGKKTYRTKRVRHNLNPIFNEKMIFQVQGHEQTYSFSFTVMDHDKYSGNDFIADCTLPIRELIEKAPKANPETGLYDVPEPHEYVQPQQRRFKKLAMSRTSSSQSLTKIRPGLSKNASSASTTTASPSGTMTSTPAVQGSTLNPEFLSPEQALAGAGAQTAELEAEDTDFNDYSVALKMKDAKKWEDKHNPVLYIRAKYVPYPALRQQFWRSMLKQYDTDESGRISKIELTTMLDTLGSTLHESTIDSFFQRFPHRVQGEDMSDLTFDEAVICLEDQLEAKSRPQLTVGEKMKNMLPDADKVKHLLSGQGNGNGPSGLSTEASSSSDGTLNVPELSTPGEEGDLLDRDDLAEDRSGEEHVVEIRECPICHQPRLNKRKDTDIITHIATCASQDWRQVNNLVMGGFVTASQAQRKWYSKVITKISYGGYKLGANSANILVQDRITGQINEEKMSVYVRLGIRLLYKGLKSSNMETKRIRKMLKSMSIKQGKKFDDPASKAEIPKFIEFHRLDMSEVLLPMEEFKNFNEFFYRALKPEARPCSAPDRPDVVVSPADCRSVVFNSVSQATKVWIKGREFSVKRLLGDAYPDDVKRFENGALGIFRLAPQDYHRFHIPVDGIMDKPKTIAGEYYTVNPMAIRSALDVYGENVRVICPIDSPVHGRVMVICVGAMMVGSTVITAQEGAQVSRADELGYFKFGGSTIVLLFEPGKMRFDDDLVDNSNGALETLVRAGMSVGHAPDLPQWAPDMRKDAKDVTDAEKKDAKRRIGGSIGGEESSSGEETPNTSADLGTHAASAM, from the exons ATGGTCCGCATCATCCCTGGACGACTTAAGTCGAGCTCTTCCCTCCGCaacagccgcagcagcagtccGACAAGAAACAACAGCACCGGCAGCAGCACAAACAGCAAGATGGGAGACCTGAGCCCCAAGGACAATGGTTTGACCTTGAAGGTCGTCATTATGAAG GCTCGAAACCTTGCCGCCAAAGACAGAAGTGGCACCTCCGACCCG TACCTTGTTTTGaccctcggcgacgccaagGTCACCACCCACGAGGTGCCAAAGACTCTGAATCCCGAATGGAACGTCATCGAAGAACTCCCCGTCAACACAACCCAATGCCTTCTCCTCGATGTGATATGCTGGGACAAGGACCGCTTTGGCAAGGATTACCTCGGCGAGTTCGACCTCGCTCTCGAGGAGATTTTTGCCGACGAGCAGACCGAGCAGAGTCCGAAATGGTACCCCTTGAGGAGCAAGAGACCTGGCAAGAAGACGAGCGTCGTATCTGGCGAGGTCATGCTGCAATTCACACTCTTCGATCAGTCCAACACGGCCGCCACGCGCGAGCAAGTCTTCGAGAAGTTCTATGCCCTCGTCAGCCAGCTCCCCGCAGGCTCGAGACAAATAACGCCTACCATGACACCTCTCATTCAGCCAGTTCAGAACTTGAGGGTGCGCAGCGGAGCCACCCCCTCGCCTCCGTTGTCGCGCAACCAGACCGAAGCCGATcaggacgaggaagacgatgaggatctcgacatcgaggacGATACCCCTGAAGACGAAGATCCCAGCAAGCCCGAAGTCGCCGAGAAGCGCAGACGCCGTCTGAGAATCAAGgggctgaagaagaagaagagagatcAGACATACGAATTCAATAACAGTGGAAGCGATGTTGTGGGCATCATTTATCTCGAGGTCTTAAACATCACAGACCTGCCTCCCGAACCCAACTCAACCCGAACGACGTTCGACATGGACCCCTTTGTCGTGGCGTCCCTCGGCAAGAAGACGTACCGAACGAAACGAGTGCGGCACAACCTGAACCCCATCTTCAACGAGAAGATGATCTTCCAGGTCCAGGGACACGAGCAAACGTACTCGTTCTCCTTTACCGTAATGGATCATGACAAATACTCTGGCAACGACTTCATTGCCGACTGCACCCTGCCCATCAGGGAGCTCATTGAGAAGGCCCCTAAGGCGAACCCCGAAACTGGTCTGTACGACGTTCCCGAACCTCACGAATACgtgcagccgcagcagcgccgTTTCAAGAAGCTTGCTATGTCCCGCACATCTTCTTCTCAGAGTCTGACCAAGATTCGCCCCGGCTTGTCCAAGAACGCCAGCAGCGCTTCTAcaacgacggcatcgccgagtGGGACGATGACTTCGACGCCTGCCGTCCAGGGCTCGACCCTGAACCCCGAATTCTTGTCTCCGGAGCAAGCTCTGGCCGGAGCTGGCGCCCAGACTGCCGAATTGGAAGCTGAAGATACGGACTTCAACGACTACAGCGTGGCCTTGAAAATGAAAGACGCCAAAAAGTGGGAGGACAAACACAACCCGGTGCTTTACATCCGCGCCAAATACGTGCCTTACCCGGCTCTTCGCCAGCAGTTTTGGAGATCTATGCTCAAGCAGTACGACACTGACGAGAGTGGCCGCATCAGCAAGATTGAACTGACCACAATGCTGGATACCTTGGGATCAACGCTGCATGAGTCGACCATTGACAGCTTCTTCCAGCGGTTCCCTCATAGGGTGCAGGGTGAGGACATGTCAGATCTGACGTTCGACGAGGCCGTAATTTGCCTAGAGGACCAGTTGGAGGCCAAGAGCCGGCCACAGCTTACCGTCGgagagaagatgaagaacaTGTTGCCGGACGCCGACAAGGTGAAGCACTTGCTCTCTGGCCAGGGCAACGGCAATGGGCCGAGTGGTCTGTCAACAGAGGCGTCGAGCTCTTCCGACGGCACTCTCAACGTACCGGAGCTCAGCACACCCGGGGAAGAGGGTGACTTGCTCGACCGGGATGACCTGGCAGAGGACCGCTCCGGTGAGGAGCATGTGGTTGAGATCAGGGAATGCCCCATTTGTCACCAACCGCGTTTGAACAAGCGCAAGGACACCGATATCATCACCCATATTGCCACGTGTGCGAGCCAGGACTGGCGACAAGTCAACAACCTCGTCATGGGTGGTTTCGTCACCGCCAGCCAGGCTCAGCGAAAGTGGTACTCCAAGGTCATCACCAAGATCTCGTACGGCGGATACAAGCTTGGTGCCAACTCGGCCAACATCCTAGTCCAGGACCGAATCACTGGTCAGATCAACGAGGAGAAAATGAGCGTCTACGTGAGACTCGGCATCCGTCTTCTGTACAAGGGACTGAAGTCGAGCAATATGGAAACCAAGAGGA TCCGTAAGATGCTCAAGAGCATGAGCATCAAGCAGGGTAAGAAGTTCGACGACCCGGCATCCAAGGCAGAGATTCCCAAGTTCATCGAGTTCCATCGCCTCGACATGTCCGAGGTGCTCTTGCCAATGGAGGAGTTCAAAAACTTCAACGAGTTCTTCTACCGAGCTCTGAAGCCCGAGGCACGACCATGCTCTGCCCCCGACCGCCCCGACGTTGTCGTCTCGCCGGCCGACTGCCGCAGCGTTGTCTTCAACAGCGTCAGCCAGGCGACCAAGGTCTGGATCAAGGGTCGCGAGTTCTCTGTCAAGCGCCTGCTCGGGGACGCTTACCCTGACGATGTGAAGCGCTTTGAGAATGGAGCTCTCGGCATTTTCCGCCTGGCGCCGCAAGACTACCACCGCTTCCACATTCCCGTCGACGGCATTATGGACAAGCCGAAGACGATCGCGGGAGAATATTACACGGTCAATCCCATGGCCATCCGTTCGGCGCTCGACGTCTATGGCGAGAACGTCAGAGTAATCTGCCCCATCGACAGCCCCGTGCACGGTCGTGTCATGGTCATATGTGTCGGCGCCATGATGGTCGGCAGCACGGTCATCACTGCTCAGGAAGGCGCCCAGGTCAGCCGTGCCGACGAGCTTGGGTACTTCAAGTTCGGTGGCAGCACTATTGTGCTGTTGTTCGAGCCGGGCAAGATGAggttcgacgacgacttgGTCGACAACTCAAACGGAGCTCTTGAGACTCTG GTTCGTGCCGGTATGTCTGTTGGACACGCACCCGACCTGCCACAATGGGCCCCCGACATGCGCAAAGACGCGAAGGACGTGACAGACGCCGAGAAAAAGGACGCCAAGCGCCGtatcggcggcagcatcggCGGAGAGGAATCGTCAAGCGGCGAGGAGACCCCCAATACCAGCGCAGACCTCGGCACGCACGCCGCATCGGCCATGTAG
- a CDS encoding 2,3-diketo-5-methylthio-1-phosphopentane phosphatase, which translates to MPIPITPATVKAAAESGLSSVTENKKRKIICFSDFDGTIFMQDTGHILFDNHGCGSKQREILDEQIKTGERSFREVSEEMWGSLNVPFDDGFEVMEKTLEIDPAFQEFHKFCIDNDIPFNVISAGLKPILRRVLDTFLGEDASSHIDIVANEAEITDDGSAWKPIWRHDNELGHDKALSMGEAREEAEMACEDGTIPLIVFIGDGVSDLPAARQADVLFARRGLRLEEYCVENSIKYIPFDTFADIQNEIRRIRDEDEKKTGGKGMPAAFNPRANMWRRVSSKSAIPRMVAITPAEEKMFLWPDVFSVASPSIEKANVAPVFA; encoded by the exons ATGCCTATCCCCATTACACCTGCCACGGTCAAGGCCGCTGCCGAGTCTGGCCTGTCCTCTGTTACGGAGAATAAGAAGCGCAAGATCATCTGCTTCTCAG ACTTTGATGGCACAATTTTCATGCAAGACACCGGTCACATCCTTTTTGACAACCACGGCTGCGGATCCAAGCAGCGTGAGATCCTCGATGAGCAGATCAAGACGGGCGAGCGGTCTTTCCGCGAGGTCTCGGAGGAGATGTGGGGCTCCCTTAACGTGCCCTTTGACGACGGCTTCGAGGTCATGGAGAAGACGCTCGAGATCGACCCGGCCTTCCAGGAGTTCCACAAGTTCTGTATCGACAACGACATCCCCTTCAAcgtcatctcggccggcCTGAAGCCCATCCTCCGCCGCGTGCTTGACaccttcctcggcgaggacgcctCGTCCcacatcgacatcgtcgctaacgaggccgagatcacCGACGACGGGTCCGCCTGGAAGCCCATCTGGCGCCACGACAACGAGCTCGGCCACGACAAGGCCCTCTCCATGGGCGAGGCccgcgaggaggccgagatggcctgTGAGGACGGCACGATCCCgctcatcgtcttcatcggcgacggcgtctcggacctgcccgccgcccgccaggCCGACGTGCTCTTtgcccgccgcggcctgcGCCTCGAGGAGTACTGCGTCGAGAACAGCATCAAGTACATCCCCTTTGACACCTTTGCCGACATCCAGAACGAGATCCGCCGCATccgcgacgaggatgagaagaagacgggcggCAAGGGCATGCCGGCCGCCTTCAACCCTCGCGCCAACATGTGGCGCCGCGTGTCGAGCAAGAGCGCCATCCCGAGGATGGTCGCCATCACCCCGGCTGAGGAGAAGATGTTCCTCTGGCCCGACGTATTCAGCGTCGCCTCGCCCAGCATCGAGAAGGCCAACGTCGCCCCCGTCTTTGCTTAA